CATCATAAAtctttcttctatcttcttccaaacctctctctctctctctctctctctctctctctctctctctctcatctgtctccttccttccctccttccttctttccttcagagCCTGGAACTCTCAGACCTTTACCGCTAAAGCGCTAGGATAATAAGTACGTGATCCTCCACCCTTGGCAGTTTTCCTGGCATCTTTTTCACTCCTTTATGTGCTTTGTGTGAAATCTACCTGGCAACTTGTGACGTCACGCAGCCCACAATCTCATCCTCCTGGCAAGTGGCACCGTGAGCCAACACCATGAAATCTGGCAACCAGTGACTTAGCTCTGTCCACACCGAGGCACAATTCCCTGGCACCCGGGGTCTTCTCGGGCCAGCACAGGCCAGAGGGAAGTAAGGGCTCCCTGCGAGAGCTGTAGGTCACCGGGCTTGGCGCCCTGGGTCTCTCGGCCACCTCCGCTGACGTCCACGGGTCGCGTGCCCAGGCGGGTAGGGACCGTTATGCCCTGCTCAGACGCCAGCCTTCCCTTTGGGAGCTGGGCCGCAGCCCTCAAGGCGCTCTTCCTGTCCGCCAAGGGGACTGGACCGGACCGCTAAAGGGAAGTTGTCGGCGGGGCTGTCTCCGAAGACCCGCAAACGGACCCTAGATTGTGAGTAACCcttacaaaacacatttttagcTTGGGCCGGacagcacactcctttaatcccaatactgcagttgcagaggcaggaggatttctgagtttgaggtcagcttgatctacatagggaGCTCTGGGATAgctaaagctacacagtgagaacctatctcaaatgAACTAGActcactcttttaatcccagcattcgggaggcagaggcaggcagattgctgggagtttgaggccagcctactctatatagccaagttctgggacagtcggaggtacatagagagaccctgtctcaaaataataaataaatacgtcATAGGAAATTACACGtgataatagaagaaaatatgtaGAATTGATGAGAAACTCATATAGTACATATGAGATGTTAATACATAGTCTTGTGTATGATAATAATCACCTATAATATACTATAACAAAAGATTACCTGTTCTCAGTGTTACAGAATAAAAAAGCTATGTGATATAAGTTTCTAAGTTTAGCTGCCTCCCCTTCTGAAACCTAAAAGGAGCAAACATTTAACATGAAGGATTTGGCAGtggggtctttttgttttgttttgttttgtactctTGAGACTAAGTCTCACTgcgtagcccaagttggccttgaactctttttttttttttgaggtcgaatgtttattcagggggttatggaggaggaagNNNNNNNNNNNNNNNNNNNNNNNNNNNNNNNNNNNNNNNNNNNNNNNNNNNNNNNNNNNNNNNNNNNNNNNNNNNNNNNNNNNNNNNNNNNNNNNNNNNNggggggggagagagagaggaggaggaggaggagaaagcgacagagaagaggggaagcagagaagtgggaagagagggagaagcgaagctgcctctctcagagaaagatggaaaagagctggccttgaactcttgaaccTTCTGTCAGCCTCAGGAGTTCTGGTGTGCTGGGCATAAAATCATGCTAAAAAAAATCGTGGTATCTCTTGAATGTTCACAGTATCTACAGCAGGCACAGACACTCGCAGCAGACTGTAGCTTCAACTCCAAGagatctgacctccacaggtaacTATACTCATGtgcacccctccacacacacaatttaaaaaaaaatcgacCAGGAGGTACCTCACCCAGCAAGTAGCACTCTCTCTTCTCAAAACTTGCTGGATGGCTCCTGCTCTGTTCTCAAAGAGGATGCTGGGTGCACTCAGCCTACAGAAGAGGCCCAGAGGCACTTCCTAGCCAGAGAAAGCCTGGGATCTGTGATCCTGGAACCAGAGCAAGGCACAGCCATTTACAGCTGGGTGTGCAGTAGCCAGTGCTGTTGTCACTGGCTCTGGGAAGTTGTTAGTATGTAAAGTGCTGTTAAAACCCTTACTGGAAAGAGCACCCCTCTGAGTGCCAGTCTCAGTGCTGCCTCCTGGGGTTCAGACAGTATGCTTACAGCAGCAGGAGCTGGCTAAAGGGATCTGACAtgtcttctctgtggctttattcAAGGTTTCCCATTCCCATAGGGCTTCCAGACACAACTAGCAATTCTCTGGCAATAGCAAGGCACACGTTTGACAGGGCCTTGAAGACAGAAAAGTCTGACGAAGTCCTTGCCTGTTGTCTCAGAGGGGGCGTGGCTGtaggctcccaggcagacactgGGAGGATTATCAGAGGGTGCTCCATGCGCTAACGACATTTCATAAGCTGGATGTTTGGGATGAACaaatgtggagaaaagggaagaaagttcAGCATTGCTgtgcattttcttctgcttccttctgctgTGACTGGGAACACAGCGTTGTGGAAACCATGGCAACCAGCAAACAGGAGGAAACCAGGTGGCACCTCATCCCCATTAGCATTTTTGCTAAATGGAAACCACTCAGCACTAGATCCAAGGGAAAACCTGGTGCCTTGGTGAGAAGGAATTCCTTTCTCTGAGGCTGattgagaacacacacacacacacaaatgagtatAAACTcacaagagagaaaaatacaattgttttcattacttaagatttactttttttaaatttatttatttattaaagatttctgtctcttccccgccaccgccttccatttccctccccctcccccaatcaagtccctcctccctcatcagcccaaagagcaatcagggttccctgccctgtgggaagtccaagNNNNNNNNNNNNNNNNNNNNNNNNNNNNNNNNNNNNNNNNNNNNNNNNNNNNNNNNNNNNNNNNNNNNNNNNNNNNNNNNNNNNNNNNNNNNNNNNNNNNNNNNNNNNNNNNNNNNNNNNNNNNNNNNNNNNNNNNNNNNNNNNNNNNNNNNNNNNNNNNNNNNNNNNNNNNNNNNNNNNNNNNNNNNNNNNNNNNNNNNNNNNNNNNNNNNNNNNNNNNNNNNNNNNNNNNNNNNNNNNNNNNNNNNNNNNNNNNNNNNNNNNNNNNNNNNNNNNNNNNNNNNNNNNNNNNNNNNNNNNNNNNNNNNNNNNNNNNNNNNNNNNNNNNNNNNNNNNNNNNNNNNNNNNNNNNNNNNNNNNNNNNNNNNNNNNNNNNNNNNNNNNgggaactcaccaaggccagctggcctgggtctgaaaaagcctgggataaaagcggactcgctgaacatagcggacaatgaggactactgagaacttaagatttatttttatgctgagtggtggtggcacacgcctttaattccagcacttgggaggcagaggcaggtgatctctgagtttgggtccagcctggtctacagagtgagctccagaacagtcAATGCCACAAaaggaaaacctgtctcaaaaagctaaccaaacaaacaaaatcccaaaatgtacttttattttaaatgtttgtggtgtgtgtatctgtgtatgggcatgtgtgtgccttgCTATagccatgtgcacatgtgtgtgtctatgtatgggcGTATGTGTTTAGGTATagtcatgtgcacatgtgtgtgtctatgtatgggcGTGTATGTCTAGGTATagtcatgtgcatgtgtgtgtctatgtatgggcGTGTATGTGTCTAGGTATAgttgtgtgcacatgaatgcaggctCCCTgcaaaggacagaaagagagtgtCAGAATctttggagttacaggtggttttgagccaccccCGCTGAGTCTAGGAACtgcacttgggtcctctgcattTGTAAAGGCTCAGTTCATGTATGGAACTGAGAAatacatgctttctttttgtgCATTTTTCGAGGTATAAATGATGTGTGTTTGGCCTTTGCCTGAGCAGCGTGTTTGAGTAACTGCCTTCTTATTGTAAAGATAGTTTGAAGCCAGGAATGGAGGCTCACATCTGTagccccaggactcaggagcaggaggcagcaggaTGAGGAATTtaaagccatcctcagctacatcagGTGCTTAAAAacagcctgagctaatgagatcCTCCCTCAGAACTAATATGTCATGCAATCCAAAGCTGGATAAAACAAACATTCAATgtcatatgtttttaaaagtatgtcctattttatttattgtgttgtatgtgtgtgcatgccacggTCGCatgtacaggtcagaggacagcctgcagcataactcctctccttccaccatgtgggtcccgggagtgaactcagctcatcaggcttggtagctaTTTCCTGTGCCTCAGCAATTTACTCTAAATCAAGCATCCCCccaaaaggccaggcagtggtggcgcacgcctttaatcccagcactcggctggcagaggcaggcggatcactgtgagtttgaggccagtctggtttacagagtgagttccaggacagccagaactacaccaagagaccctgtcttaaaaagtcacatgcacacacaatatgtacacacatgtacacacacatgtacacacatgtacacacagtatacatacacacactaaaataaaataaatcaatcaaacaagccgggcgatggtggtgcacacctttaatcccagcactcaggaggcagaggcaggcggatctctgtgagttcgagNNNNNNNNNNNNNNNNNNNNNNNNNNNNNNNNNNNNNNNNNNNNNNNNNNNNNNNNNNNNNNNNNNNNNNNNNNNNNNNNNNNNNNNNNNNNNNNNNNNNagttccaggacaggctccaaagccacagagaaaccctgtctcgaaaaaccaaaataaataaataaataaataaaaataaataaatcaaacatcCCCACATCCAAATCCAATCCTGAAAGGAACattttctgtccccctccccacacctcccaCTTCCCTGTGCCTCTCTGGACACTGGTTCTACCTTAAAGTCTTCTGTTTTTGGTGACCTCAAGACCCCTTTAGGTGTGGAACCAGTGAAGAGATTCCATGGACCAATCTCCTAAAGCACTTCCCAAggataagaaggagaaagagcctgTGGAGAAAGAACCCATGTATAGGGAGAGGGGCATGAACCCCACATCCGTGTCCCGGGGCTTCAGGACCAGAGAGGTCCGAATTACCAAGATCCCAAACCACTTCCaggcaaagaagacagagaaTATCCTGATCTTGGTGGCCTTCTCCATTGGACTTGGAAGTGTGTGGCGTTTCCCATACCTATGCCACCAGAATGGAGGAGGTGAAGCCAGAGCCTATGCTGTGAGGTTAAGGAAGGGGTGTCGAGACCCCCCCAGGGAGGAGTGTGAGGGCTGAGGGGCTTCCAGCTGCCTGAGCAAGATCCCACCCCTCCGCAGGCAGCTTTCTGCTGATGTACCTcatcctgctgctgctggtggggaTCCCCCTGTTGTACATGGAGATGATCATTGGACAGTGGCTAAGGAAGGACAACATCCAGGCCTGGAAGCAGCTGGCCCCCTGGCTAGGCGGTTTGGGCTACTCCAGCACACTGGTAGGTTGGGGCTGGCAGATCCACAATTTCCTGGTGCCCTGTCTCCTCCATGTCGCCCCTCGGACCCACCTTGTTCTCCTCAGGCTTGTGTGCTGGTGAGCCTGTACAACAGCGCTCTGATCTCCTGGAACGTCATGTACCTGGGCCAGTCCTTTGATTACCCTCCACCCTGGGaacaatgcaaaatgcattccCGTGGCCATGGGAACATCAGTATGACTAGtaaggagagggacagggagatgggTTAGTTGCAAGAGCTATTGGAGGCAGCATGTGAGGTGACCTGTAAGTATCTGAatctctgccccctcctccccccagagATCCAGTGCCTTCGGACGGTGCCCTACCAGTATTTCTGGTATCACACAACCCTTGATGCCTCCAGCCAGGTGGAAGAAGGGATTGAGATGCTGGTCCTGAACATCACCCTTTGCCTCTTTGCTACCTGGGTCTTCCTCTATATCATCCTGATTATTAGGATGAGGATCTCAGTGCTTGTAAGTGTCCCCATGGCCTCCTTCCTGCTGAGCCTCAGGACCTTCAACTATCCAGAGGACAGGTTCATGTACACCCACCAGTGTCCCCAGTTAGTGTCCCATGGAAGAGGCAATAGCTACATCATGCAAGCTCTTGACGGGACTCTCTGGTCACCATCCCTGACACCCGCCTCACTGTGCAGAGACTTGTCCTAGCTCTGCTATCACCTCTACCTCCCTGGGCTTTCTGGTGTGCACGGTGACCCTGCAGAAATGGTTTCCTTCCTTGTGCTCCGTCTGTATCCTGTGAGCATCTGGATGCCTCCTACCAGTTCTTGGCACCGTTCCTACAAACAGAGACTGCTAGGACTAGGGGTTCAGTGTGAAGGGGCCTTTCCCATTAGGCTTCTCACTGTGACCTGAcatgaaggatttattttggtcaCGGTTTGAGGGTATACAGTGTGGTGAGGAACACATGGCTGGGACTGTGCGCATCCTCGGGTCCCCAcagaacaggaggcagaggagctgTGGTTCTCAGATGGTTCTCATCCCTCTTTTATTCCATGAGCCTCAGGGATGTTGACACAGACATCAAGGTAGGTCTTTCCCTTTCAGTTAATCCTCTAAcagccccacagacacacccaggggCATGCCTCAACCTCCTGGATTCTTCTAAGTACAATCAGGTAGACAATGAAGATTGGTCCTCAcaggatggggagaaagaagcatGGGCagacagtgatggtgcacgcctttaatcccagagtttgggaggcagaggcaggagaatctctgagttcgaggccagcctggtctacagagtgagttccaggacagtagcCCGAGGGCCCGAGTTtgttctccagcacccatgtgtaaGGCCAGACAGAAAGGGATCCTTGGAACCCAGAACTGGggtggtggggacaggaggatccagGGTCCTAGTCTAATCAGCATGCTCCAGGGCAGTGAGAACCGTCTCAGGAACAAGGTGGACAGCGAGAAGGAGTGAAATTAGCAGGGCCCGGACTGCGTGCTAGGACGCACAGGTGAAAGGGCAGAAGAGAAACATAAGAGCCTGGATCCAGGAACGTGATTCTGGGCGGTTTGGGAGTGTGGGTGACATTGGGGTGGGTGCTGGGACGTTCCTGTCATACCTAACCTTTTGTGTGTGCAGCGGGGTCTGCACAagcctgcggaggccagaggtcaacctttgGTGTCTTTCCTTAGGCACTGCCCTCCTTGTTCACCTCCCACTGACCGGTTCACTCTCCAGNNNNNNNNNNNNNNNNNNNNNNNNNNNNNNNNNNNNNNNNNNNNNNNNNNNNNNNNNNNNNNNNNNNNNNNNNNNNNNNNNNNNNNNNNNNNNNNNNNNNNNNNNNNNNNNNNNNNNNNNNNNNNNNNNNNNNNNNNNNNNNNNNNNNNNNNNNNNNNNNNNNNNNNNNNNNNNNNNNNNNNNNNNNNNNNNNNNNNNNNNNNNNNNNNNNNNNNNNNNNNNNNNNNNNNNNNNNNNNNNNNNNNNNNNNNNNNNNNNNNNNNNNNNNNNNNNNNNNNNNNNNNNNNNNNNNNNNNNNNNNNNNNNNNNNNNNNNNNNNNNNNNNNNNNNNNNNNNNNNNNNNNNNNNNNNNNNNNNNNNNNNNNNNNNNNNNNNNNNNNNNNNNNNNNNNNNNNNNNNNNNNNNNNNNNNNNNNNNNNNNNNNNNNNNNNNNNNNNNNNNNNNNNNNNNNNNNNNNNNNNNNNNNNNNNNNNNNNNNNNNNNNNNNNNNNNNNNNNNNNNNNNNNNNNNNNNNNNNNNNNNNNNNNNNNNNNNNNNNNNNNNNNNNNNNNNNNNNNNNNNNNNNNNNNNNNNNNNNNNNNNNNNNNNNNNNNNNNNNNNNNNNNNNNNNNNNNNNNNNNNNNNNNNNNNNNNNNNNNNNNNNNNNNNNNNNNNNNNNNNNNNNNNNNNNNNNNNNNNNNNNNNNNNNNNNNNNNNNNNNNNNNNNNNNNNNNNNNNNNNNNNNNNNNNNNNNNNNNNNNNNNNNNNNNNNNNNNNNNNNNNNNNNNNNNNNNNNNNNNNNNNNNNNNNNNNNNNNNNNNNNNNNNNNNNNNNNNNNNNNNNNNNNNNNNNNNNNNNNNNNNNNNNNNNNNNNNNNNNNNNNGCCTGGTGACCATAGAGGCGAGTCCCTCTCTACCTCACTCCCCAGGCCTCCCAGGTTCGTTGCTCTGTCGGCCTCACCTCACCTGGGAACCCTCTCCTCCACAGCTCTCTATCTTGTCATCGCTGGACACATGGCGTCAGGCTGGAGGCCATGTGCTCTACTCCCTCGGCCTTGGCATGGGCACCATCATCACTTTCTCTTCCTACCAGACTAGAGGTGACAACTACATCAAGTTGGCCTTCTTTGTGGCCATGGCCAACCTGGTGACGTCGTTGCTGAGCACGGCCATCATCTTTCTGGTGCTGGGCTTCTGGACCACAACCAGCGGGCCCAGCTGTGTTGAGAAGTGAGTGGCACAACCTGGCAATGCTAGCAGAAGCTTTCCCTCCTCAGCTCCCCTTCAGCACCACAGTCCTGTCGGTCAGACCCTTCTGTTGAACCCCACTTCACCTCATCTtcagagtaaacaaccactgcCTAACGGAAGAGGACAGTTCCAGAAATTGCAGATGAAGCTAAGGATCATTTTCAACCTGCAAGGCTCCTGTCACAGCTTGCCATGATGTCACAGCTGCCACGATGCAGGCGGCAGCTGTTGGCACGGGCTGTGTTTGAGTTGGGAAGCACCAAGTGTTTGCGCTTTGCCCAGtcgctctgctttttttttttactaggtgTAGCCAGATAATGgggtgtgtttgtttcttttttttgtttgtttgttttgtttttgttgtttgagacaaggtctcactgtctATTCATGGCTGGCCTGTactttactctgtagaccaggctggcttcacattcatagagatctgcccgtctctgcctcccagtgctgggattaaaggtgtgtgccaggactagcgagattgctcagtggttaagaacactgacagcagccaggcagtggtagcacactctGGAGGCCCTGGCAGTtggttctctgagttcgaggccagcctgatctacagagcgagttccaggacagccaggcctacacaaagaaaccctgtctcaagaaaacaaaacaaacaagcaaacttgctgctcttccataggacccggGGTTCAGtactcagcacccacatgttgactTCCAACCCTCTATATAGGTCCAGCCCAgcgacccaacaccctcttctggcctctgaggacattgCCCACACGAggtagacaaacacacacatacatgaagacaaaacaaccatacacacaaGATAATAAATGGGCACAGAACTGGAATTTGTTTTATATACACCGATTTTCTTTTAcactttgaattatttcttttatcttttgagcTACTGTCATGTaattccccctcccttccttccgaGTCCTCCCACAAGCCTCTCCTTGCTCTTTTGTTTCATTGCTGTAGCTTTCAGAGGCTTAAGAGTTTTCCTTCCAGTTAGGATGTCAAGGGTTAGGagcaatgtctgtctgtctgtttgcctggTGCATGTGTGCCCCTGCACGTGCTCGTCTgggcatgcttgtggaggtcagaacacaaTTCTGTGGAGTCTGCTTCTCTCTTGTGTGGTTCAGAGATCAAACTCCAAGTTTGAATGGCAAGTGATCTGTCCACTGAACTATCTCATGGCCTAactcttttgagttgttttgttttgttttttgagacagagtttctctctgtagccctggctgtcctggaactcgctctgtagaccaggttggcctcgaactcaaaggtccacctgcctctgcttcctgagtgctgggattaaaggcgtgcattaccaccacctgttttttttttaaaggcagggtgtCAAGttgccaaagctggccttgatctgtttatgtagctgaggatgaccttgaacttctgaccccccCTTGTCCTCTTGCTTGCTGaggtgacaggcatgtgccaccacacccagcttgcacCTGAGAAGCTGAAGGTAAGGCTGCAGCGAGACCACACTGCGCACATGCTGTGATAACTGTCAGCTACAGACTCAGAGGTTCAGGCAGAAACTGTGAGAGTCAGTGTGCAGGGAAGCTAGAGGAGCCTTGTGCTTTGTTGGTGGGTGTGTAAATTCATGCCACTGCCTTTGAGGACAAGTACTTCTCACAATCAAATCACTTGCACGGGGATTCCATGGCCGCTGCTCACCCACTGACAGACATCTGAGTCACGACTTTGTTCAGTGATCCAAATGGTGACTGACCATTTTCTACCTGTAAGTAAACATGGAAGTGCAATCTGAGACCCTAGcaataatatttcataaaaaagTTAGCATAACCATCCAACTAATGGAATACCAGGCACTAATGAAAAGGACTGGACTAACGCTGTGTTTCGGGGCCTTCATGTCTTAGACACTGTCTTAGCTCTGGTTACTAttcctatgaagagacaccatgactacagcaactcatttttttttttaaattttctagacaggatttctctgtggttttggagcctgtcctggaactagctcttgtagaccaggctggtctcaaactcacagagatctgcttgcctctgcctcctgagtgctgggattaaaggcatgcgccaccaccgcccggggtggctcacttacacacacacacatatcacatacaatcacacacacaaacacacacacacactgcacacaccacacacacacacaccacatacacacatcacacacacacacaccacacacatcacacacacacacacacacacacacacactctcacacagcgCCCCCAACCATGGACTTCCAGAGCCATGATAGCGTACATCTGTATGCGATTCTCCTCCTCCTTGGTTGGTGATGTTTGGAGAGCCAGACCGTTCTCTACcgtcttcttttctcttctgacaCTAGCAGGAGTGTCAACAAGCTGGTCGATCTGATAATCAAAGGTGTGCTGTCCCAGGCTGCCTGGCCTCCCCAAGGCATCATTCATAAACCTCCAGTAGAATACATGGACTGGATCAGTCAGCTCCCCAGTCAGCTCCAGGCGGATGTGGTCCGTTTCTCCCCACCCTGCAGCATCCTGGTACAGAAGGAAAAGGTATGTTTGTCAAGGAAGCTGGTCTGGCTGCCTCCC
The nucleotide sequence above comes from Microtus ochrogaster isolate Prairie Vole_2 unplaced genomic scaffold, MicOch1.0 UNK14, whole genome shotgun sequence. Encoded proteins:
- the LOC101999111 gene encoding orphan sodium- and chloride-dependent neurotransmitter transporter NTT5-like, whose product is MDQSPKALPKDKKEKEPVEKEPMYRERGMNPTSVSRGFRTREVRITKIPNHFQAKKTENILILVAFSIGLGSVWRFPYLCHQNGGGSFLLMYLILLLLVGIPLLYMEMIIGQWLRKDNIQAWKQLAPWLGGLGYSSTLACVLVSLYNSALISWNVMYLGQSFDYPPPWEQCKMHSRGHGNISMTKIQCLRTVPYQYFWYHTTLDASSQVEEGIEMLVLNITLCLFATWVFLYIILIIRMRISVLVSVPMASFLLSLRTFNYPEDRFMYTHQCPQLVSHGREASPSLPHSPGLPGSLLCRPHLTWEPSPPQLSILSSLDTWRQAGGHVLYSLGLGMGTIITFSSYQTRGDNYIKLAFFVAMANLVTSLLSTAIIFLVLGFWTTTSGPSCVEKSVNKLVDLIIKGVLSQAAWPPQGIIHKPPVEYMDWISQLPSQLQADVVRFSPPCSILVQKEKFMEGPGLAYVAFSQVISLFPGSSFWAIIFFIALVIMGLATLTTLLESIVLPLQRNIPTFEKYPKLIPVTVCLGGLLGSLVLSSRAGSYVVFLFDDHLVPMVLVVIVVLQNLSLAFVYGIRRFRAEMFYQLGRLVWAPFTFLWTYVTLPALLVLLAIYFLNLYHRKTLYYISWNDSMSQEVKQPYQKIVLGWITFLSVLALLPIPVYPLQHWWNQDDQVVCEVFQKPSSSKRTEMRSNKVSQRPAYALRRLTVRGQDKGGQVPLPTKNPTDDIPLQPLNLLTRSDSEIFSSFSLRGDSTVPNNPEAPKPTVLPAGGHSTGQKELA